A genomic region of Metopolophium dirhodum isolate CAU chromosome 1, ASM1992520v1, whole genome shotgun sequence contains the following coding sequences:
- the LOC132937684 gene encoding uncharacterized protein LOC132937684, whose translation MRDSGNEQIKTEAISICDKVGIKSELKIKRTIKRKVMSGENSSGEDISADQFLTLEYYKVLDNMMAQMKWRFEQLSNIADDFQFLSAHSLSVTPVEKLKKYAADLAIKYNEDIDQEINNEIEFFKYQIKAILPDLNATASNILSAIKKYELDSTCPNLMTAYRLFLTMPVTVASGERSFGKLKLTKTYLRSTMSQNRLTNSAILSIEHEIKKCIDFEDVIEDFASIKSRKIKF comes from the coding sequence ATGCGTGATAGTGGAAATGAACAAATTAAAACTGAAGCTATTAGTATTTGTGATAAAGTTGGAATAAAATctgaattaaaaatcaaaaggaCAATAAAAAGGAAAGTTATGAGTGGAGAAAATTCATCGGGTGAAGATATTTCTGCAGATCAATTTTTAACATTGGAATACTACAAAGTTCTTGATAATATGATGGCTCAAATGAAATGGAGGTTTGaacaattatcaaatattgctgATGATTTTCAATTCCTTTCTGCTCATTCACTATCTGTTACACcagttgaaaaattgaaaaaatatgcagCTGATTTAGCTATCAAATACAACGAAGATATTGACCAGGAAATAAATAACGAAatcgaattttttaaatatcaaataaaagcAATTTTACCAGACTTAAACGCAACTGCTTCAAATATTTTAAgcgcaattaaaaaatatgaacttgatTCAACTTGTCCAAACTTAATGACTGCATATAGATTGTTTCTTACCATGCCTGTTACCGTCGCTTCCGGGGAACGCTCTTTTGGTAAATTGAAACTAACTAAGACGTATTTACGGTCAACCATGTCGCAAAACAGATTAACCAATTCTGCAATATTATCAATTGagcatgaaataaaaaaatgcattgattttGAAGACGTCATTGAAGATTTTGCTTCAATAAAGTCcagaaaaattaagttttaa